In Calliopsis andreniformis isolate RMS-2024a chromosome 6, iyCalAndr_principal, whole genome shotgun sequence, the genomic window CGGATGCTCGTATGTGTGTATAATCGCAGCTGACTTTTATGCCAAAAATAATTACGATAATTTCCCTCCAGCACGGTGGACTACGTATTTGTTATTAGCAACAATGTTTTTTTTACTTTTCTCATACTTTATATGGATGTATATGGCAATACAGTATCACCAAAAAGTTTGGTTTTATTGGTGGCAAAAGACAAGTACAGTAAGAATTCTATTGAATCCAGAAAATATAACTCCAATAAACTATAAATCTAATATATCACAAGTTTAACGATTACTGAACACTCTGATTCATGTGGCGATGGAATATTTTTTTCCGCTGTACAGTTACTAGGATGCTCTTCTTTTAATCGAAATTTTTCCTCGGCTTAGTTGCGATATGTATATTCGTACTTTACTTCCGTCTGAAACTTTCTTCACCCAGATCTACAAAACAAGGaaattattattcaaataaatataataagaaaAACGAGTAGTTCTATGAATTTAGAAAATTATCGTTTACTTACTGCTTCGGTTCCAATAGCTGAAATGTTGGCAGCAAACCTCGTTAAATCCTTCCCTTCTACATAGACAGGTTGTCCGCGGTGAAACCTGTAATTGTTCAAATTGAATACAAAATTCAATTCTTGTGAAAAGGAactaaaaataaatagtaccATCGTCGTTCGTGTAGAAGttttccatcttctatcctAGTTTCTACTAGGGTTGTGTCAGAAGGTGGAGAAATATGGGACGAAGGTATATTCACTGTATTGTAATGTGGTAATACtactgtaaacaaaaaaatgctATTAATTTATGCATATTGCGACAAAACATTTAATCAGTACCTGGTTTTCGAACAGTAGTCAGTACTTTACCGCGACTAATGGCTTTTAAATCACTTTCGATTTCTTTTTCATCTAATAAGTAGTTTAACTGTGCCGGAGGAGGTTTCCTTCGCTTTTCTACTTTCTCGGGGACAGGATCGTTTGGTCGTCTCCGCAATTTCCTTGTCATTACAGGCTTGACCTAATCCataaataaaagtaaataaGCAAATAGgtaaaagtaaaattattaAGTCTATACCTCCATGGAATCGCCTGTGAGTTCCATTGTATGTCGATCAGATTCAAtcatctttcttttttcttccatATCAGTTAACAAATTCTCTTTTAaatctatttttttttcttcaaattCCTTGACTGCTGCTTTCTTTTCTAATATGTAATCTCGTTCTACCCATTCCGTTAAGTAATCGCggtaaattgtatttaatcgtAATCTAAAAACAAATGCTTAGTCAAAAAGGAATACAaatcacaataaaaatatactatATTTGATAAATCTAAACCTTTCTTTGTATTGTGCTTCCAAGCGTTTTAATTTGCGATTATATTCTGGATGAGTACCATCCTTCAATTGTTGTAACTGTTTCTTCAGACTAGCTAGTTTATCCTGATAAACTCTGAAAAAGTTATATCACTTAATAAATTATTGTCTCAAACAGTGATATCTTTCTGCTACAAATATATGGCTTCAACATAATGTAACACGTATGCTATATTCTGGTAAACATATTAATGGTTTATTACTCAAGGTTTTCAATTAAAACTTCAATTGAAACTAACTATAATGCTAATAAAATGCTGAATGCAAAATCCAAATGGACATAGCTTACACCTAGAAAGCTCAAGTAGTAGCAACGTAGGCTATAGAAGTTTTAAACTTAATATATAGGCTTCATTAACTTACTGCTCTTTTATTTCTGTATATTCTTCCGATTTACCAAGGTCAGTTTCACTTGCCTCTTCCGTATCTGCAAATGCATACAAATTATTAGGAAATTCAGAAACATCGTAAATTATGTCAATAAACACTTATACCTTCATCACTCTCATCCTGTTCCTCTGCTTCCCGCTCATCCTCTAAATATTCTTCGTTATCTTCGTCAATATCGTAATCGTCCTGACCATACATGGTCGAAAACGGCGAATCTTGATATGACATTTTACGGTACAGTAATCATTTCCTTATTTTAGAAGACACGATTATTTAGAATCAATGGGGACACAGTAAACAAACAGTCGTTCTCGGGACAGGTTAAGCTGTCAATTGCATTTTTAATGAAGAGAAAGATTTACTGATAGAAATAAATTAGTAGAGAGTAAGAGTATATTAGaaaaaatgtatattaaaaagaaat contains:
- the LOC143180695 gene encoding sin3 histone deacetylase corepressor complex component SDS3 isoform X2 — translated: MSYQDSPFSTMYGQDDYDIDEDNEEYLEDEREAEEQDESDEDTEEASETDLGKSEEYTEIKEQVYQDKLASLKKQLQQLKDGTHPEYNRKLKRLEAQYKERLRLNTIYRDYLTEWVERDYILEKKAAVKEFEEKKIDLKENLLTDMEEKRKMIESDRHTMELTGDSMEVKPVMTRKLRRRPNDPVPEKVEKRRKPPPAQLNYLLDEKEIESDLKAISRGKVLTTVRKPVLPHYNTVNIPSSHISPPSDTTLVETRIEDGKLLHERRWFHRGQPVYVEGKDLTRFAANISAIGTEAIWVKKVSDGSKVRIYISQLSRGKISIKRRAS
- the LOC143180695 gene encoding sin3 histone deacetylase corepressor complex component SDS3 isoform X3, translating into MSYQDSPFSTMYGQDDYDIDEDNEEYLEDEREAEEQDESDEDTEEASETDLGKSEEYTEIKEQVYQDKLASLKKQLQQLKDGTHPEYNRKLKRLEAQYKERLRLNTIYRDYLTEWVERDYILEKKAAVKEFEEKKIDLKENLLTDMEEKRKMIESDRHTMELTGDSMEVKPVMTRKLRRRPNDPVPEKVEKRRKPPPAQLNYLLDEKEIESDLKAISRVVLPHYNTVNIPSSHISPPSDTTLVETRIEDGKLLHERRWFHRGQPVYVEGKDLTRFAANISAIGTEAIWVKKVSDGSKVRIYISQLSRGKISIKRRAS
- the LOC143180695 gene encoding sin3 histone deacetylase corepressor complex component SDS3 isoform X4; translated protein: MSYQDSPFSTMYGQDDYDIDEDNEEYLEDEREAEEQDESDEDTEEASETDLGKSEEYTEIKEQVYQDKLASLKKQLQQLKDGTHPEYNRKLKRLEAQYKERLRLNTIYRDYLTEWVERDYILEKKAAVKEFEEKKIDLKENLLTDMEEKRKMIESDRHTMELTGDSMEVKPVMTRKLRRRPNDPVPEKVEKRRKPPPAQLNYLLDEKEIESDLKAISRVLPHYNTVNIPSSHISPPSDTTLVETRIEDGKLLHERRWFHRGQPVYVEGKDLTRFAANISAIGTEAIWVKKVSDGSKVRIYISQLSRGKISIKRRAS
- the LOC143180695 gene encoding sin3 histone deacetylase corepressor complex component SDS3 isoform X1; translation: MSYQDSPFSTMYGQDDYDIDEDNEEYLEDEREAEEQDESDEDTEEASETDLGKSEEYTEIKEQVYQDKLASLKKQLQQLKDGTHPEYNRKLKRLEAQYKERLRLNTIYRDYLTEWVERDYILEKKAAVKEFEEKKIDLKENLLTDMEEKRKMIESDRHTMELTGDSMEVKPVMTRKLRRRPNDPVPEKVEKRRKPPPAQLNYLLDEKEIESDLKAISRGKVLTTVRKPVVLPHYNTVNIPSSHISPPSDTTLVETRIEDGKLLHERRWFHRGQPVYVEGKDLTRFAANISAIGTEAIWVKKVSDGSKVRIYISQLSRGKISIKRRAS